The Macaca thibetana thibetana isolate TM-01 chromosome 11, ASM2454274v1, whole genome shotgun sequence genome window below encodes:
- the EID3 gene encoding EP300-interacting inhibitor of differentiation 3, whose translation MSVEKASRKGEDEKGEEQLVVIPSSEYAATPAAAEGAPMKMDVAVRVTGCSDDLSSGDADIDPKLLELTADEEKCRSIRRQYRQLMYCVRQNREDIVNSANNSLTEALEEANVLFDGVSRTREAALDAQFLVMASDLGKEKAKQLNSDLNFFNQLAFCDFLFLFGGLNWMEGEPDDLSDCDDNIALSFWKAMEKEATSWMVKAETFHFVFGSFKLEPSAPKPRLEQQKKVRKMEENGNMPTKLRKLDLSSYPEATEKNVERILGLLQTYFRKYPDTPVSYFEFVIDPNSFSRTVENIFYVSFIVRDGFARIRLDEDRLPILEPMNVNQMGEGNDSSCHGRKQGVISLTLQEWKNIVAAFEISEAMITYSSY comes from the coding sequence ATGTCGGTTGAAAAAGCTTCCCGCAAGGGAGAGGACGAGAAAGGAGAGGAGCAGCTCGTGGTCATCCCTAGTAGCGAGTACGCGGCGACGCCGGCGGCGGCGGAGGGAGCGCCGATGAAGATGGATGTGGCGGTGAGGGTCACGGGCTGCTCCGACGACCTCAGCTCTGGGGATGCCGACATAGACCCAAAACTCCTGGAGCTCACCGCTGACGAGGAGAAGTGCCGCAGCATCCGCAGGCAGTACCGGCAGCTCATGTACTGCGTGCGGCAGAACCGGGAGGACATCGTGAACTCGGCGAACAACTCCTTGACCGAGGCTCTGGAGGAAGCCAACGTCCTGTTTGATGGAGTGAGCCGAACCAGAGAAGCAGCCCTCGACGCCCAGTTTCTTGTCATGGCTTCTGACTTGGGTAAAGAAAAGGCAAAGCAGTTAAACTCTGACCTGAACTTCTTTAATCAGTTAGCATTTtgtgactttctgtttctgttcgGGGGTCTGAATTGGATGGAAGGCGAGCCTGACGACTTGAGTGATTGTGATGATAACATAGCTCTTTCCTTCTGGAAGGCAATGGAAAAGGAAGCAACATCCTGGATGGTAAAAGCTGAGacattccattttgtttttggttcattCAAACTAGAACCTTCTGCACCAAAGCCCCGACTTGAACAGCAGAAAAAAGTTCGCAAGATGGAGGAAAATGGGAATATGCCTACAAAGTTGCGGAAGCTGGACCTGAGTAGTTATCCAGAAGCGACAGAAAAAAACGTAGAAAGGATTTTGGGATTGTTGCAAACCTACTTTCGAAAGTATCCTGATACTCCTGTGTCCTATTTTGAGTTTGTGATTGATCCAAACTCTTTTTCTCGTACTGTggagaatatattttatgtttcttttattgtaAGAGATGGTTTTGCAAGAATAAGGCTTGATGAAGACAGGCTGCCAATATTAGAGCCGATGAATGTTAACCAAATGGGTGAGGGAAATGATTCCAGTTGCCATGGTAGGAAACAGGGAGTCATATCTTTGACTTTACAGGAGTGGAAAAACATTGTGGCAGCTTTTGAAATTTCTGAGGCTATGATTACATACTCCTCATACTAA